In Silene latifolia isolate original U9 population chromosome X, ASM4854445v1, whole genome shotgun sequence, the following proteins share a genomic window:
- the LOC141623138 gene encoding subtilisin-like protease SBT1.7 gives MGELKGLIGILIIMVVALANCHVSMSAPEKKTYIVHVAKSQMPEEFVRHVEWYESSLRSVSDSAEMMYTYTTAIHGYATRLTDDEVKSLSSVPGVLSVLPEKRYELHTTRTPLFLGLDRNTVAFPESETSSDVVVGVLDTGVWPESKSYSDVGMGPIPSTWKGTCEVGAHFPATSCNRKLIGARSFSKGYEAALGPVDETRESKSPRDDDGHGTHTSSTAGGSSVEGANLLGYAPGTARGMASRARVAVYKVCWVGGCFSSDILAALDKAIEDNVNVLSLSLGGGMSDYYRDSVAIGAFAAMERGVFVSCSAGNAGPSSYSLSNLAPWITTVGAGTLDRDFPAVASLGNYKNYSGVSLFRGDNLPSGLLPLVYAGNVSNTSNGNLCMTGSLVPEKVKGKLVLCERGVNPRVQKGAVVKAAGGLGMILANTEANGEELVADAHLLPATTVGQKNGEIIKNYIFTNPNPTATIMFEGTKVGIQPSPVVAAFSSRGPNGITPEILKPDIIAPGVNILAAWSGAVGPTGLATDTRRVDFNIISGTSMSCPHVSGLAGLLKGAHPEWSPAAIKSALMTTSYITYKNGQFIQDVATGKLATPFDYGAGHVDPVSAYNPGLVYDLTAEDYLGFLCALKYTPLQIHMLARRNFTCDPSKTYTLGDFNYPSFSVPFQTVPAGETTTKPIVMKYSRTLTNVGPAGTYKVTINSEAPEVKISVQPEVLSFSKPNEKQSYTVTFSAGPMPSSTNKFARMEWSDGKHVVASTIAFSWS, from the exons atggGAGAATTAAAGGGATTAATTGGGATTCTAATAATCATGGTTGTAGCACTAGCTAACTGCCACGTGTCGATGTCGGCACCGGAAAAGAAAACCTACATCGTCCACGTGGCGAAATCCCAAATGCCGGAGGAGTTCGTTCGTCATGTGGAGTGGTACGAGTCGTCGCTCAGGTCGGTATCCGATTCGGCGGAGATGATGTATACTTACACCACTGCTATACACGGATACGCGACCAGGTTGACTGACGATGAAGTGAAATCTCTCTCCTCCGTACCCGGAGTTCTATCCGTTCTGCCCGAAAAGAGATACGAGCTTCATACAACTCGCACTCCGTTATTCCTCGGCCTCGACCGAAATACCGTCGCGTTTCCAGAATCGGAAACGTCGAGCGATGTCGTGGTCGGGGTGTTGGACACGGGTGTGTGGCCGGAGAGTAAAAGCTACTCGGACGTGGGTATGGGCCCCATTCCTAGCACGTGGAAAGGCACGTGCGAGGTCGGAGCTCACTTCCCAGCTACCAGCTGTAATCGCAAGCTGATCGGGGCGCGTTCCTTTTCTAAAGGGTATGAAGCCGCTCTCGGTCCTGTGGACGAGACACGCGAGAGTAAATCCCCGCGTGACGACGACGGACACGGGACCCACACGTCGAGTACGGCGGGTGGGTCGTCAGTCGAGGGCGCGAACCTGCTAGGGTACGCTCCCGGGACAGCGCGCGGGATGGCATCCCGTGCCCGTGTGGCAGTATATAAAGTGTGTTGGGTAGGTGGGTGTTTTAGTTCGGATATATTAGCGGCGTTGGATAAGGCAATTGAGGATAACGTGAATGTATTGTCTTTGAGTTTAGGTGGGGGTATGTCTGATTATTATAGAGATAGCGTGGCAATCGGCGCGTTTGCGGCGATGGAGCGTGGCGTCTTTGTCTCGTGTTCTGCGGGTAATGCGGGGCCCAGTTCGTATAGTTTATCGAATTTGGCGCCGTGGATTACTACCGTTGGTGCGGGGACACTGGATCGGGATTTCCCTGCGGTTGCTAGCCTTGGTAATTATAAGAATTACTCTGGTGTTTCACTGTTTCGTGGTGATAATTTGCCTTCTGGACTCCTTCCTTTGGTTTATGCTG GGAATGTGAGCAACACTAGTAATGGCAATCTATGCATGACTGGCAGTTTAGTGCCAGAGAAGGTGAAAGGAAAGCTGGTGTTGTGTGAACGTGGGGTAAACCCGAGGGTCCAAAAAGGTGCAGTGGTCAAGGCTGCGGGTGGGCTAGGCATGATCCTGGCTAACACCGAGGCCAATGGCGAGGAATTGGTCGCTGATGCTCATTTATTGCCAGCCACAACTGTCGGACAGAAAAATGGGGAAATCATCAAGAACTATATCTTCACAAACCCGAACCCAACAGCTACAATCATGTTTGAAGGCACCAAAGTCGGTATCCAGCCATCTCCCGTGGTGGCAGCCTTCAGTTCACGGGGGCCCAACGGGATCACCCCTGAGATCCTGAAACCTGATATAATTGCACCAGGTGTCAACATCTTGGCTGCCTGGTCAGGAGCTGTTGGTCCTACCGGGCTTGCCACTGACACGAGGCGAGTTGATTTCAACATAATCTCAGGAACCTCTATGTCTTGCCCTCACGTGAGTGGCCTGGCTGGGCTTTTAAAGGGGGCCCACCCTGAGTGGAGCCCTGCGGCCATCAAATCCGCCTTGATGACTACTTCTTACATCACTTACAAAAACGGGCAGTTCATCCAGGATGTGGCTACTGGGAAACTAGCAACACCGTTTGATTACGGGGCCGGACATGTGGATCCTGTATCCGCGTATAATCCAGGGCTTGTGTATGATCTAACAGCGGAAGACTACCTGGGATTCTTATGTGCCTTGAAGTACACTCCATTACAAATTCATATGCTGGCTAGAAGAAACTTCACATGTGACCCTAGCAAGACTTACACATTAGGAGACTTCAACTATCCTTCGTTCTCAGTCCCATTCCAGACCGTGCCAGCTGGCGAAACGACCACTAAGCCCATTGTAATGAAGTACTCAAGGACCTTAACCAATGTCGGTCCTGCTGGCACGTACAAGGTCACCATTAATTCAGAAGCACCAGAGGTGAAGATATCAGTCCAGCCAGAGGTTCTGAGCTTCAGTAAGCCAAATGAGAAGCAATCTTATACAGTGACGTTTTCTGCTGGTCCGATGCCTTCTAGTACCAACAAGTTTGCTAGGATGGAATGGTCCGATGGGAAACATGTTGTGGCTAGCACTATCGCCTTCAGTTGGTCATGA